In a single window of the Thermofilum uzonense genome:
- a CDS encoding protoglobin domain-containing protein — translation MNKYNDLVSKIGDFSRLARNFLGITDNDVELLHQMKDRVSPTIEAVIAQAATSLLNDPQGQECIKQSGLSHERAVALFKYWLESVFTGNFDEKHALLVARISLAHVRNGVSEDLMIETMGAFNRELLKLCSTPQESIAVTKALYWNLSIMISAYEYIRGLVKVKALGVERNLEERLVRLYAKEVYTEIARHMY, via the coding sequence ATGAATAAATATAATGATCTTGTTTCAAAAATAGGCGATTTTTCACGGCTTGCGAGAAATTTCCTAGGGATCACTGACAACGATGTAGAGCTCCTGCATCAAATGAAGGACCGTGTTTCGCCCACAATTGAGGCCGTCATCGCACAAGCGGCTACTTCCTTGTTGAATGACCCCCAGGGACAAGAGTGTATTAAACAGTCAGGCCTTAGCCATGAAAGAGCCGTGGCTCTCTTCAAATACTGGCTAGAATCTGTATTCACAGGAAACTTTGATGAAAAACACGCCCTACTCGTTGCAAGAATCTCTCTTGCACATGTGAGAAACGGTGTTAGTGAGGATCTCATGATAGAGACCATGGGCGCTTTTAACAGGGAACTTTTAAAGCTATGCTCGACTCCGCAAGAAAGCATAGCTGTTACAAAGGCCCTTTACTGGAATCTAAGCATTATGATCTCCGCATACGAGTATATAAGAGGCCTCGTCAAGGTGAAGGCTTTAGGAGTAGAAAGAAACCTTGAGGAAAGACTTGTCAGGCTGTATGCGAAGGAAGTCTATACTGAGATTGCCAGGCATATGTACTAA
- a CDS encoding GNAT family N-acetyltransferase — MVRPARSRDAECIFRIHLKSLEGLDEEDLEWFKAMIGVRSRRRKVLVAEVNGRVVGFIIAYKYRELAYIDSLAVDPDYRDMGIGGKLIQAVEELLKREDVERVALSVKEGNLRALDFYLKRGYNVKGVILFLAADPSRLVEMPMNAFTLKLKKASSIRRLKSFKPTTWWSTLTEPVDRMVYKRYSTGEKALLVYRGTRVKGLAEFSMDDELFIDYVALSSYSSIDALWALLNGLRSIALQSDIHLITIPVDSTKEKIVEELYKAGFRAHKTEYLLEKDLGDGGR; from the coding sequence ATAGTTCGACCCGCGCGTTCCCGTGACGCCGAGTGCATATTTCGTATTCACCTGAAATCGCTTGAGGGGCTCGACGAGGAAGACCTCGAGTGGTTCAAGGCCATGATTGGCGTTCGTTCGAGACGACGGAAAGTCCTAGTGGCAGAGGTTAACGGGAGGGTCGTAGGCTTCATAATTGCCTACAAGTACAGGGAGCTTGCTTATATTGACAGTCTAGCTGTGGATCCAGATTACAGGGACATGGGTATCGGGGGCAAGCTCATTCAGGCCGTGGAGGAACTCTTAAAGCGAGAGGATGTTGAGAGAGTCGCGTTGAGCGTTAAGGAGGGCAACCTTAGGGCCTTGGACTTCTATCTTAAGAGGGGGTACAATGTGAAAGGAGTCATCTTGTTCCTCGCGGCAGATCCCTCACGTCTAGTCGAGATGCCTATGAATGCTTTTACACTAAAGCTTAAGAAGGCTTCCTCGATAAGGAGGCTTAAAAGCTTCAAGCCTACAACTTGGTGGAGCACGCTTACCGAGCCTGTAGACAGGATGGTGTATAAGAGGTACTCAACTGGTGAGAAGGCCCTGCTTGTCTACAGGGGGACCCGTGTAAAAGGGCTTGCAGAGTTCTCCATGGACGACGAGCTCTTCATAGACTATGTAGCTCTTTCTTCATATAGTTCTATCGACGCACTATGGGCCCTCCTTAACGGGTTACGCTCCATCGCGCTTCAATCTGATATCCATCTTATAACGATACCCGTTGACTCTACTAAGGAGAAAATTGTAGAAGAGCTCTACAAGGCTGGTTTCCGCGCACACAAGACAGAATATCTATTGGAAAAAGATCTTGGCGATGGCGGGCGTTAG
- a CDS encoding FAD-dependent oxidoreductase: MATKRYDVVIVGGGAGGLATALALKTLRSDLKVLVIRRTKSQPVPCSVPYIVETIGSLEGCLIPDSILTSSGAELLIDEVVKINPEEKFVLTSSGRKINYDKLVLSMGTSPAKLNIPGIGLKGVVLISKEGEPLAQALEVLKNAKRIVIIGAGFVGMEYADDLAKGREIHVVEVLDEALALSFDKEFGEIARKNLEAKGVKFHLKTGVKEILGNGKVEKVLLSNGNQLDADAVLIGVGVAPNTEIAREAGIELDEQGHVIVDSFMRTNIPDIYAVGDIAQKRDFFTGKPIRAYFATLAVFEGRVAAMHIAGVNPSKGCEGILPVFSTTIAGTALTAAGLTESAAEKLGLKVIAVTVEAPNRHPASLPGVSKIKFKALFSKGDLRLVGVQIAGPESVGEMINYAAAAIQSNLTAYDIVKLQYATHPLLTTSPIVYPLHMAALSAISQK; the protein is encoded by the coding sequence ATGGCAACTAAAAGATACGACGTTGTAATTGTTGGTGGAGGTGCCGGTGGGCTTGCAACAGCCCTTGCACTGAAAACACTCCGCTCAGACCTTAAGGTTCTAGTAATAAGGAGGACAAAGTCACAACCCGTGCCCTGCTCCGTACCATACATTGTAGAGACTATAGGCTCATTAGAGGGGTGCCTTATCCCTGACTCAATACTTACAAGCTCCGGCGCAGAGCTCCTAATAGACGAAGTCGTTAAGATTAACCCAGAAGAGAAGTTTGTGCTAACTTCGAGCGGCAGGAAGATCAACTATGACAAGCTAGTTCTTTCAATGGGAACAAGCCCTGCGAAGCTAAACATACCGGGTATTGGCTTGAAGGGCGTCGTCCTCATATCAAAGGAAGGAGAACCTCTAGCTCAGGCCCTAGAGGTATTAAAGAATGCGAAACGCATCGTGATAATAGGTGCGGGATTCGTGGGAATGGAGTATGCGGATGACCTGGCAAAGGGGCGTGAAATACACGTCGTTGAGGTTTTAGACGAGGCTCTGGCCCTTTCCTTTGACAAGGAGTTCGGAGAAATCGCCAGGAAGAATCTAGAGGCTAAGGGAGTAAAGTTTCACCTTAAAACGGGGGTAAAGGAGATATTAGGGAACGGAAAAGTTGAAAAGGTACTCCTGAGCAATGGTAATCAATTGGATGCAGACGCTGTTCTTATCGGGGTAGGAGTAGCACCAAATACCGAGATAGCCAGAGAGGCCGGTATTGAGTTGGACGAGCAGGGACACGTTATCGTGGACTCCTTCATGCGTACAAACATCCCTGACATCTACGCGGTGGGAGACATAGCCCAGAAAAGAGACTTTTTCACCGGGAAACCCATCCGTGCATACTTTGCAACCCTAGCAGTCTTCGAGGGCAGAGTTGCAGCAATGCATATAGCGGGGGTAAATCCATCTAAAGGCTGCGAAGGAATACTGCCAGTCTTCTCCACTACCATCGCTGGAACAGCCCTCACTGCAGCGGGACTCACCGAGAGCGCGGCGGAAAAGCTCGGCTTGAAGGTGATAGCCGTCACAGTGGAGGCACCCAACCGACACCCAGCTAGTCTTCCCGGAGTCTCCAAGATAAAGTTTAAAGCACTCTTCTCGAAGGGTGATCTACGACTTGTAGGAGTTCAAATTGCAGGGCCCGAATCCGTTGGCGAGATGATTAACTATGCAGCGGCTGCAATCCAGAGCAACCTCACAGCCTATGACATCGTAAAGCTACAGTACGCGACTCACCCACTTCTAACCACATCACCAATAGTTTACCCACTACACATGGCAGCTTTAAGTGCAATCAGCCAAAAATGA
- a CDS encoding pyrimidine dimer DNA glycosylase/endonuclease V produces MRLWSIHPRYLDRYGLLGLWREALLAQKVLEGLTKGYTSHPQLERFRATSDPVLYIGTYLYHVYDEGVKRGYSFNKDKIIRYDLSLRLPVTEGQIIFEFNHLLRKLKERDPSRYEAIRRINRIETHPLFYVVPGDIEPWEKRREYLL; encoded by the coding sequence GTGAGGTTGTGGTCCATACATCCCAGATACCTTGACAGGTATGGGCTCCTAGGCCTTTGGCGCGAAGCGCTTCTAGCACAGAAAGTCCTCGAAGGGCTAACCAAGGGTTACACGTCCCATCCCCAGCTTGAGAGATTCAGGGCTACAAGTGATCCGGTACTGTACATCGGTACATACTTGTATCACGTCTACGACGAGGGTGTAAAAAGGGGGTACAGCTTTAACAAGGATAAGATTATCAGATATGATCTGAGCCTAAGGCTTCCAGTGACTGAGGGACAGATTATCTTTGAGTTTAATCATCTGCTTAGAAAGCTCAAGGAGCGAGATCCATCTAGATACGAGGCGATACGTCGAATTAATAGAATAGAAACCCACCCTCTGTTCTACGTGGTTCCCGGGGACATTGAACCATGGGAAAAACGACGAGAATATCTGCTATGA
- a CDS encoding Eco57I restriction-modification methylase domain-containing protein: MTHTTAWFFFEFKRPYPGLASESVREEAKKQVTEKYIPALLNDENVKAILNQIQQKKLSPVIAGVITDGVRVMFAKYNVDSGRLEVTDLLNINEDSVRLIVQHITASWRKSLDAATLSAEFGYGSGIAKEAVKTFYNKLKNISGRAEDLYKEWVKLVSQTYPGAGAEVSEVAEMYGIEERGVDGSRLFFAIQTYYALILKMLAAEVASRFSKSEISSQGEDAQVREARKGFYGSAISSFMDELRKGAGESDRLREALARLEQGSPMAWYGVRNLLEGQLYSWYIDAWDAEVYKAVRGVVERLAEFDVEALELSPSRARDVFKVLYEELVPRRQVRQKLGIYTTPDWLAELVLDKLGLTVENMLREGAEDWRAPLRKRILDPGVGTGTFLVLYIQRLGEYLNRKFNGSISDEAARETLQLITQNVVGFDIDALALLTARTNYLIALASIRVLKHKGDRDIEIPVYLANSIAPASYSETSTLVKNQVVPTVVIDTSVDTFVVPKLAAGKIKPAMEELQNLLDREMPKEHAAESFRAILSEAEAAVMADFYDTLLSLKRLGRDSIWVSIVESYIVPEAYSGTFDCVVGNPPWLSYRFIADTKYQEEVIKPLIKDYYQLTTKDELITQMEMAALFLARALDMYLKEGGAVGFVMPRSVFSADQHHNLRTGKVSRISYTFLEVIDLEKVSPLFYVPACAIIAKKEREGGVRYPIPATVVSGRLPEDRQKTLSLGDAALRYERRDLFLNTSGERSAWSYVQLPEIKTARSYYYERFKEGATVVPRPIFFVDVVGVVGEELAIVRSSKRAVERKEAKALQLAIAQRPVEMIYLYAVLTSSELVPFCYLQPSIAVLPIEPRGRGYALLAPDALRGRGHGYMAQRMEEAQRLWEKYRGRKKERASIYEWLNYQNKLTSHDPAAKYRVVYNTSGTYLTAAVVPVGPQDITVKTLAGDVKLELRDIIIDHTLYVAHVNSLEEADYLAAALNSPVLDRLVKPFQTKGEFGARHFHKKPLEFPIPRLNPMDERHIKLAELGRTARESVCKGLLKEVLQSLGYDESLAERSYLTPQEMGRLRATIRENLRDLLNEIDRLVVELLSVKGTNTLLDYR, translated from the coding sequence TTGACGCATACTACGGCATGGTTTTTTTTCGAGTTTAAGAGGCCCTACCCAGGCCTTGCCAGCGAGAGCGTCAGAGAGGAGGCGAAGAAGCAGGTAACCGAGAAGTACATACCGGCCCTGCTGAACGATGAGAATGTAAAGGCGATACTCAATCAGATACAGCAAAAGAAACTGAGCCCTGTCATCGCCGGCGTCATAACCGACGGGGTGAGGGTCATGTTCGCGAAATACAACGTGGACAGCGGAAGGCTAGAAGTTACAGATCTCCTTAACATTAATGAGGATTCCGTGAGGCTTATTGTACAGCACATCACCGCCTCCTGGCGCAAAAGTCTCGACGCCGCCACTCTCTCCGCTGAATTCGGCTACGGAAGCGGGATAGCTAAAGAAGCTGTGAAGACCTTTTACAATAAACTGAAAAATATAAGCGGGAGAGCCGAGGATCTATACAAAGAGTGGGTAAAGCTTGTCTCTCAGACATATCCAGGGGCGGGAGCCGAGGTGTCTGAGGTAGCCGAGATGTACGGAATTGAAGAAAGGGGTGTGGACGGCTCCAGGCTTTTCTTCGCCATACAGACCTACTACGCCCTCATCCTTAAGATGCTGGCCGCTGAGGTGGCAAGCAGGTTCTCAAAATCAGAAATTTCCTCACAAGGCGAGGACGCTCAAGTACGCGAGGCGCGGAAGGGATTCTACGGTTCCGCGATTTCCTCCTTTATGGATGAGCTCCGAAAAGGTGCAGGGGAGTCAGACAGGCTTAGGGAGGCTCTAGCGAGGCTTGAGCAGGGCAGTCCCATGGCCTGGTACGGCGTTAGGAACCTGCTAGAGGGCCAGCTCTACAGTTGGTATATAGACGCGTGGGATGCTGAGGTGTATAAGGCGGTGAGGGGGGTTGTGGAGAGGCTTGCCGAGTTCGACGTGGAGGCGCTTGAACTGAGCCCCTCGCGCGCCCGCGACGTGTTTAAGGTGCTGTACGAGGAGTTGGTGCCGCGGAGACAGGTGAGGCAGAAACTCGGCATATACACCACGCCCGACTGGCTGGCCGAACTAGTGCTCGACAAACTGGGGCTGACAGTGGAGAACATGCTCAGGGAGGGGGCAGAGGACTGGCGCGCTCCCCTGCGCAAGAGGATCCTAGACCCCGGCGTGGGCACCGGCACCTTCCTGGTGCTGTACATACAGAGGCTGGGCGAATACCTGAATCGGAAATTTAACGGCTCCATCTCGGACGAGGCAGCCAGAGAGACACTTCAACTCATCACCCAGAACGTTGTAGGTTTCGACATAGACGCGCTGGCGCTCCTCACGGCGAGGACCAACTACCTCATAGCGCTAGCCAGCATCCGCGTGCTTAAGCACAAGGGCGACAGGGACATCGAGATACCCGTATACCTCGCCAACTCCATCGCCCCCGCAAGCTACAGCGAAACGAGCACACTCGTCAAGAATCAGGTAGTGCCGACGGTGGTTATAGACACCTCGGTGGACACGTTCGTCGTCCCCAAATTGGCAGCCGGGAAGATAAAGCCGGCCATGGAAGAGCTGCAAAATCTCCTGGACAGGGAGATGCCCAAGGAGCACGCTGCTGAGAGCTTCAGAGCGATCCTCTCGGAGGCAGAGGCCGCGGTGATGGCGGACTTTTACGATACCCTCCTCTCTTTGAAGAGGCTTGGAAGAGACTCCATATGGGTCTCTATTGTGGAGAGCTACATCGTACCGGAGGCGTACTCCGGTACGTTCGACTGCGTGGTCGGCAACCCGCCGTGGCTCTCTTACCGCTTTATAGCCGACACGAAATACCAGGAGGAGGTGATCAAACCACTGATTAAAGACTACTACCAGCTGACCACGAAGGACGAATTAATCACCCAAATGGAGATGGCGGCCCTGTTCCTGGCGAGGGCGCTGGACATGTACCTGAAGGAGGGGGGAGCCGTGGGGTTCGTGATGCCGCGCTCCGTATTCAGTGCGGATCAGCATCACAACCTACGGACGGGCAAGGTCTCGCGTATAAGCTACACGTTCCTGGAGGTGATAGACCTCGAGAAGGTCTCGCCGCTCTTCTACGTGCCGGCGTGCGCCATCATCGCGAAGAAGGAGAGGGAGGGGGGAGTGCGGTACCCGATCCCTGCCACCGTAGTGAGCGGCAGATTGCCGGAGGACAGGCAAAAAACGCTGAGCCTCGGGGACGCGGCCCTCAGGTACGAGCGCCGCGATCTCTTCCTAAACACAAGCGGCGAGAGGAGCGCGTGGAGCTACGTGCAGCTGCCGGAGATCAAAACCGCCCGCTCCTACTACTACGAAAGGTTCAAGGAAGGCGCAACGGTCGTTCCGCGACCGATATTTTTCGTGGATGTAGTCGGCGTCGTCGGCGAAGAGTTAGCTATCGTGAGGTCTTCTAAGCGGGCGGTAGAGCGCAAAGAGGCGAAGGCGTTGCAGCTGGCCATAGCGCAGAGACCAGTGGAGATGATTTACCTGTATGCTGTGCTGACATCCAGCGAGTTGGTGCCATTCTGCTACCTCCAACCCTCGATAGCCGTTTTGCCCATCGAGCCGCGGGGCCGCGGGTACGCCCTCCTGGCGCCCGACGCCCTCAGGGGCAGAGGCCACGGCTACATGGCGCAGAGGATGGAGGAGGCGCAGAGACTGTGGGAGAAGTACAGAGGGAGGAAGAAGGAGCGGGCGAGCATCTACGAGTGGTTGAATTACCAGAACAAGCTGACGTCGCACGACCCGGCTGCGAAATACCGCGTAGTGTACAACACATCCGGCACTTATTTAACGGCGGCAGTCGTTCCCGTAGGGCCGCAAGACATAACGGTTAAAACACTGGCGGGAGATGTTAAGCTGGAATTGAGAGACATAATTATCGATCATACGCTTTATGTAGCACATGTGAACAGCTTGGAGGAGGCGGATTACTTGGCCGCCGCACTGAACTCGCCGGTGCTGGATAGACTAGTGAAGCCGTTTCAAACAAAGGGAGAATTTGGCGCAAGACACTTCCACAAAAAACCACTTGAGTTCCCCATACCCAGGTTGAATCCTATGGACGAGCGCCATATAAAGCTCGCAGAGCTTGGCAGGACTGCCAGGGAGAGTGTCTGCAAGGGATTGCTAAAAGAGGTTCTGCAAAGTCTGGGCTACGACGAGAGTCTGGCGGAAAGGAGCTATCTAACGCCGCAGGAAATGGGCCGGCTGAGAGCGACAATTAGAGAAAACCTGAGAGATTTGTTGAACGAGATTGATAGGCTAGTTGTGGAGTTGTTAAGTGTAAAGGGAACTAATACACTCCTAGACTATAGATAA
- the hypD gene encoding hydrogenase formation protein HypD, whose amino-acid sequence MKPGATDVRTIEELERTFRGSEELARRLSRVIHERFNQARKVLGLDSIKIMNFCGTHEWTIVHFGLRSLMPKGLELVAGPGCPVCVTPSKYIEDAIRLSLDGIRVYTYGDTYKLRTINEVRGVTSLEEAKAMGGDVKLVLNILEAIKDSRNNGKEAVFLGIGFETAAPAYAQAVLSGKMPDNLKLLSLAKLTPPAMFYAMDILREKPPEPPVMGVIAPGHVSTITGAKAWEPVAENYSVPVVVSGFEPLDVLLSIAEILRQIISREAKVKIEYTRAVTWSGDLKAQAMIHKVFETVDDAWRGIGFFPLSGLRLRDSFARMDAFKQFGIKEIRPEEWRKDTPPGCRCAEVTLGKAKPTDCPMFLKKCTPEKPYGPCMVSLEGTCAVWARFGGGGVADEIARELGL is encoded by the coding sequence ATGAAGCCAGGAGCTACAGACGTCAGAACCATTGAAGAGTTAGAAAGAACCTTCAGGGGGAGCGAGGAGCTAGCACGGAGGTTATCCAGAGTCATCCATGAAAGGTTTAACCAGGCAAGGAAAGTACTCGGACTTGACAGCATCAAGATTATGAACTTCTGTGGCACTCACGAGTGGACTATCGTTCATTTTGGCTTGAGAAGCTTGATGCCGAAGGGGCTAGAGCTCGTAGCTGGACCCGGGTGTCCAGTCTGTGTTACACCTTCGAAATACATTGAAGATGCTATAAGGCTGTCACTTGACGGTATCCGCGTCTACACTTATGGAGACACCTACAAGCTTCGCACAATAAATGAGGTACGTGGCGTCACGTCTCTCGAGGAAGCTAAGGCAATGGGTGGTGACGTCAAGCTTGTGTTGAACATCCTAGAAGCTATCAAGGACTCGAGGAATAATGGAAAGGAGGCTGTTTTCCTAGGTATAGGCTTTGAAACGGCTGCTCCAGCATACGCTCAGGCCGTTCTAAGCGGTAAGATGCCCGATAACTTAAAACTTTTAAGCCTGGCTAAGCTGACGCCCCCCGCAATGTTTTACGCTATGGATATTCTCCGCGAAAAGCCACCAGAGCCCCCCGTTATGGGGGTCATCGCACCGGGACATGTGTCGACTATAACAGGTGCTAAGGCATGGGAGCCTGTGGCCGAAAATTACTCTGTGCCCGTTGTGGTCTCAGGGTTTGAGCCCTTGGATGTCCTGTTGTCCATAGCCGAGATCCTCCGGCAAATTATTTCACGAGAAGCGAAGGTGAAGATCGAGTATACGAGGGCGGTCACCTGGAGCGGGGATTTAAAGGCGCAGGCTATGATACATAAAGTATTCGAAACGGTTGACGATGCTTGGAGAGGTATAGGCTTCTTCCCGTTAAGCGGTCTAAGGTTACGCGACTCTTTCGCGAGGATGGATGCTTTCAAGCAGTTCGGGATCAAGGAGATCAGGCCAGAAGAGTGGAGAAAGGACACCCCGCCGGGTTGCAGGTGTGCGGAGGTGACGCTCGGGAAGGCTAAGCCCACAGATTGCCCCATGTTCTTAAAGAAGTGTACACCCGAAAAGCCTTATGGTCCATGCATGGTTTCCCTCGAGGGAACGTGTGCTGTATGGGCGAGGTTTGGTGGTGGGGGAGTAGCAGATGAAATCGCCAGAGAGCTAGGATTGTAA
- a CDS encoding metallophosphoesterase family protein, which translates to MKKIEAYAFLISVLLLGVSISAAPTSTLTDLRAKPIPVNLPWYPIVFFGDNRPIDYLADYPPEVFYHAINEINAIYPIAVIGLGDHVGYGYESQYRVFYEIINSTRLENTWFIMGNHEVVYPDGWKYWSQYIGPLDAIRDDIPGWRIALLNTEADVKRWEQALNRTYSGLDGRKIILVFHRPAYPDVNHNIKPEHNASLHKFMNMYGWPAIAVQAHWHGWASQSFNGTHWIIAGSAGAPLYPVSDCRGNASCVSDYHYLVMVLYPNGTYSYTPVSIPRGSLSLKVLNSTAYLVENRKIDVYGRPATVPVRLKYTVGDRILYVVLLAPANKTIIVNINTKLQNKLETNATLFYTYYVTTDPIHATVVSSQQSPILAIYGLTGIPKSSTEALQTLNPPPPPPSQSSKPTQAPSTPKTTSNATPPVTATPQASQPSSSVNISQTTVPVNATQQVPVPTTTAPIQAEPKLLITPSTALLIITLAALVIAGITVYIRRKQTSVSRPA; encoded by the coding sequence ATGAAAAAAATAGAGGCCTATGCATTCTTGATAAGTGTATTACTTCTAGGCGTGTCCATATCTGCCGCGCCTACATCGACTCTTACCGATTTGCGAGCCAAGCCGATACCTGTTAACTTGCCCTGGTATCCAATCGTATTCTTCGGGGATAATAGACCAATTGACTACCTGGCAGACTACCCGCCAGAAGTATTCTATCATGCTATAAATGAGATCAACGCGATTTACCCCATAGCGGTCATAGGGCTCGGTGATCATGTCGGATACGGGTATGAGTCACAGTACAGAGTCTTCTACGAGATCATAAACTCTACAAGGCTTGAGAACACGTGGTTTATCATGGGTAATCACGAGGTAGTATATCCCGACGGCTGGAAGTACTGGTCACAATATATAGGTCCTCTAGACGCTATTAGAGACGATATCCCAGGCTGGAGGATAGCCCTGTTAAACACTGAGGCGGATGTCAAGCGTTGGGAGCAAGCTCTCAACCGGACTTATAGTGGCTTGGACGGTAGGAAGATCATTCTAGTTTTTCACAGGCCAGCTTACCCAGACGTGAACCACAATATAAAGCCCGAGCACAATGCTTCTCTTCACAAGTTCATGAACATGTATGGCTGGCCGGCAATCGCTGTTCAAGCGCATTGGCACGGCTGGGCTTCGCAAAGTTTTAATGGGACCCACTGGATCATAGCCGGTTCCGCCGGGGCACCCCTTTACCCTGTTAGCGATTGTAGGGGAAATGCCTCATGCGTCTCAGACTACCATTATCTGGTGATGGTTCTCTATCCAAATGGGACGTATTCCTATACACCCGTCTCCATCCCTAGGGGAAGTTTAAGCCTCAAGGTCTTAAATTCCACTGCATATTTAGTAGAAAACCGTAAGATCGACGTGTACGGCCGACCAGCAACGGTACCTGTCAGATTAAAGTACACTGTTGGAGATAGAATTTTATACGTGGTTCTCCTAGCCCCGGCAAATAAAACAATCATTGTAAACATCAATACCAAGCTTCAAAACAAACTCGAAACAAACGCCACCCTCTTCTACACTTACTACGTCACAACAGACCCCATACATGCCACTGTCGTAAGCTCCCAGCAGAGCCCGATCCTAGCCATCTATGGTCTCACAGGGATTCCAAAGTCATCTACAGAAGCACTCCAAACTTTGAATCCACCCCCGCCACCGCCTTCACAGTCCTCCAAGCCCACACAAGCTCCATCTACGCCCAAGACAACCTCTAATGCAACGCCGCCCGTTACGGCTACCCCGCAAGCCTCCCAGCCTTCAAGCTCTGTAAATATCTCCCAAACGACTGTTCCCGTCAATGCGACTCAACAAGTACCTGTTCCAACGACTACAGCTCCCATACAAGCTGAGCCAAAGCTTCTCATAACCCCGTCTACAGCACTGCTGATAATAACCCTGGCAGCCCTAGTAATAGCCGGCATAACAGTGTATATAAGAAGGAAACAGACAAGTGTCTCCCGACCAGCATAG
- a CDS encoding CPBP family intramembrane glutamic endopeptidase yields MDNTTFKRVLLFTLLAYLLAFLVDFILFATKGYEHRLALNLWAFSRMWIVTIATIISLRVLGENAWSTLKSHLAIHKRSIILFLAAPLFVYVALGVYIGIAEPLGLFDFNSYVNKIREVLGSQLPQLMEGDLRDLAERIAYSTVTVNAYIAAITINAFFALGEEIGWRGYLYQQLGYTPNLKNTIIIGTIWALWHAPAILLLGYNYPASRIFGLLFFIPLGIVLTYPLLLFTSHAKSVLPAASLHGAFNALWPLTLIASNLPAFQRETLLGLGLLGILSLIIADLFLYVVLHLKRLHLPHPGGLGFP; encoded by the coding sequence ATGGATAATACGACGTTCAAGAGGGTTTTACTATTCACTCTTCTAGCCTATCTCCTCGCTTTTCTAGTCGACTTCATTCTTTTTGCGACGAAAGGCTATGAGCACCGTCTCGCACTTAACTTGTGGGCTTTTTCCAGAATGTGGATTGTCACTATAGCAACCATTATCTCTCTCAGGGTTCTCGGTGAGAATGCGTGGTCGACGTTAAAGAGCCATTTGGCAATACACAAGAGATCCATTATTCTTTTCCTAGCTGCTCCCTTATTTGTATATGTTGCTCTTGGGGTCTACATCGGTATAGCTGAGCCACTAGGGCTCTTCGACTTCAATTCTTATGTAAACAAAATACGAGAAGTCCTGGGAAGCCAGCTCCCGCAATTAATGGAGGGAGATCTACGAGATCTTGCTGAAAGGATCGCGTATTCGACTGTTACGGTCAATGCATATATAGCAGCCATAACCATTAACGCGTTTTTCGCCCTTGGAGAAGAAATCGGTTGGAGGGGATACCTGTACCAGCAGCTCGGCTACACACCTAACCTTAAAAACACTATAATAATCGGTACGATTTGGGCATTGTGGCATGCACCTGCAATCCTCTTACTAGGATACAATTACCCTGCTAGTAGAATATTTGGGCTCTTGTTCTTTATCCCTCTCGGCATAGTTCTCACATATCCACTCCTACTATTCACAAGTCATGCGAAAAGCGTCTTACCAGCGGCTTCACTGCACGGAGCATTCAACGCGCTATGGCCTCTAACCCTAATAGCATCTAATCTCCCAGCCTTCCAGCGAGAAACGTTACTTGGCCTAGGATTACTTGGGATACTCTCACTAATCATTGCCGATCTATTCCTTTACGTTGTTCTACACCTGAAAAGACTACACCTCCCGCACCCTGGAGGGTTGGGGTTTCCTTAG